The following are encoded together in the Vicia villosa cultivar HV-30 ecotype Madison, WI unplaced genomic scaffold, Vvil1.0 ctg.005052F_1_1, whole genome shotgun sequence genome:
- the LOC131642458 gene encoding uncharacterized protein LOC131642458 codes for MYMREKCNTSSVKETSDKASINYQRKFPEGISSCQLYLSEPNYRLVGKGKVHNTFGDLLHHRPLPDGHLKVSMDVVVDHDAMLPVPDMVSETTLLRDAIGSFVAWPSELITISDEVY; via the exons atgtatatgagagaaaagtgcaacacttcatcggtgaaagaaactagtgataaggctagtatcaactatcaaaggaaatttcccgag ggcatttcatcttgccaactatacttatcggaaccgaattatcgactagttggcaagggaaaagtgcacaacacttttggagatttacttcaccatagaccgctcccggatggacacctgaaagtatcgatggatgttgtagtagatcatgatgcgatgctaccggtacctgacatggtctcagagacgacattgctgcgagatgcaataggatcatttgttgcatggccctcggagctcattaccattagtgatgaggtatattga